The following proteins are co-located in the Polystyrenella longa genome:
- a CDS encoding ABC transporter ATP-binding protein — MAVLEVSELRKSFEDLVAVDGVSFEVNAGEVFGLLGPNGAGKSTTMMMIAGLVRPDSGEILLEGNQFTAEKRELRHLIGVVPQDLAIYEDMTALENLMFFGSLYGVRGQELKDRIEDTLQRIGLVDRAHDRAETFSGGMKRRLNFGAALLHKPHLLILDEPTVGVDPQSRSHLLDCIRNLNKEGVAIIYASHYMEEVEAICDRVAIIDHGQRIAYDHISALLSKVSADLKLKISPPQNGLMERLKGRASLETTALNENMLVISRLPEQRNEDLRAELSDVLNEIEKSNVELRGIDTEEPSLEKLFLDLTGKSLRD, encoded by the coding sequence ATGGCAGTTCTGGAAGTTTCTGAACTAAGAAAGAGCTTCGAAGATCTCGTCGCCGTTGATGGTGTCAGCTTTGAAGTTAACGCGGGGGAAGTCTTTGGCCTGCTGGGGCCAAACGGTGCCGGTAAATCAACTACCATGATGATGATCGCCGGTCTGGTACGCCCGGACAGTGGCGAAATTCTCCTGGAAGGGAATCAATTCACTGCCGAGAAGCGTGAACTGCGACATCTGATCGGTGTGGTCCCGCAGGATCTCGCCATTTACGAGGATATGACGGCCCTCGAAAACCTGATGTTCTTCGGTTCGCTGTATGGCGTTCGAGGGCAGGAGCTCAAAGACCGCATCGAAGATACCCTGCAGCGAATCGGCCTGGTTGACCGGGCACACGATCGCGCGGAGACGTTTTCAGGCGGAATGAAACGTCGATTGAATTTCGGAGCGGCATTACTTCATAAACCCCATCTGCTGATTCTGGACGAACCGACCGTCGGAGTCGATCCCCAGTCCCGTTCGCATTTGCTCGACTGCATTCGCAATCTGAACAAAGAAGGGGTGGCGATCATTTATGCCTCGCACTACATGGAAGAGGTCGAAGCGATTTGTGATCGGGTGGCGATTATCGACCACGGACAACGAATTGCTTATGACCATATCTCGGCCTTGTTGAGCAAAGTCAGTGCAGATCTGAAGTTGAAAATCTCTCCACCGCAAAATGGATTGATGGAACGTCTCAAAGGAAGAGCTTCTTTGGAAACGACGGCGCTCAATGAAAATATGCTCGTCATTAGCCGGCTACCCGAGCAGCGAAACGAAGATTTGCGTGCGGAACTGAGCGACGTACTCAATGAGATTGAGAAGTCGAATGTCGAACTACGGGGCATCGATACCGAAGAACCAAGCCTCGAAAAACTATTCCTCGATTTGACCGGCAAGAGCTTGCGAGATTGA
- a CDS encoding ABC transporter permease, whose amino-acid sequence MGGWNITKKDLLLLCRDGRALAVLLLLPMLFIGLIGMSVGPLFATGDEEKNKFPIAVLDQVDHEFDLQDLRRFDPPSFGFENYEELMELEPELDPVTLEEAEASGYADAEEELERQQKNSRMLTEHIINKIEVDRGFKVTRLKSAAEAEEWQQENVGNVLVVFGEEFWTRVETLESADLFQLDQGRMKSGLSSLDIYLESRSSNATRDSIVHEMIRVKVLEVISPYVMCETESHFRSMADKSVCEPYELNGVLPPLDAPAPVQKDPTKAQLNEAYIFIVPGFTVMFVFFLVNIMARSFLQEKHQGTLRRLQMAPLRPASVMVGKTVPFLLISLAQTILLFLFGRFTFGMSWGTEPLLLLPVIFFTSLAATGLGLVIALIVKTDSQVSSYSNLIVIMMAGVSGCIIPPEWMNSQLLRNTSLATPHYWSLNAFGEILKAETPSLSIVAESCGVLIAFSVFFFVLGSVLWRQKLAT is encoded by the coding sequence ATGGGCGGTTGGAATATCACCAAAAAAGATTTGCTGCTGCTTTGCCGCGACGGGCGCGCGCTGGCGGTCTTGCTGTTGTTGCCGATGTTGTTCATCGGTCTCATCGGGATGTCCGTCGGCCCTCTGTTCGCTACGGGTGACGAAGAGAAAAACAAATTTCCCATCGCGGTTCTCGATCAGGTTGATCATGAATTTGACCTGCAGGACCTGCGCCGGTTCGATCCCCCCAGTTTTGGATTTGAGAATTATGAAGAGTTGATGGAACTGGAGCCCGAGCTGGACCCGGTGACATTAGAAGAGGCCGAAGCCTCTGGTTATGCCGACGCTGAAGAGGAACTGGAGCGGCAACAGAAGAATTCACGGATGTTGACTGAGCACATTATCAACAAGATTGAAGTTGATCGTGGATTCAAGGTAACCCGATTGAAGTCGGCCGCCGAAGCGGAAGAGTGGCAGCAGGAGAACGTGGGAAACGTTCTTGTCGTCTTTGGTGAAGAGTTCTGGACCCGGGTCGAAACATTAGAGAGTGCGGACCTTTTTCAGCTCGATCAGGGCCGAATGAAATCGGGGCTTTCCTCGCTCGATATCTATCTGGAATCGCGCAGCAGCAATGCAACACGAGACTCGATTGTACACGAGATGATCCGCGTGAAAGTGTTAGAAGTCATTTCACCGTACGTCATGTGCGAAACGGAAAGTCACTTTCGTTCCATGGCAGACAAGTCGGTCTGTGAACCGTACGAGTTAAACGGCGTGTTGCCACCGCTGGACGCCCCCGCTCCGGTGCAGAAAGATCCAACGAAGGCACAACTGAACGAAGCGTACATCTTTATCGTACCGGGTTTCACGGTGATGTTCGTGTTCTTTCTGGTCAACATTATGGCACGTTCTTTCCTGCAGGAGAAACATCAGGGAACGTTACGGCGGTTGCAGATGGCTCCGCTGCGACCCGCTTCGGTCATGGTGGGGAAGACAGTTCCCTTCCTGTTGATCTCGCTGGCACAGACTATCCTGCTCTTTCTGTTCGGACGGTTTACTTTCGGGATGAGCTGGGGGACAGAACCGCTATTGCTGTTGCCCGTGATTTTCTTTACTTCGCTGGCGGCGACTGGCCTGGGTCTGGTAATTGCCTTGATCGTCAAAACGGATTCGCAGGTTTCTTCTTATTCGAACCTGATCGTCATCATGATGGCGGGCGTCTCCGGGTGCATCATTCCACCTGAATGGATGAATTCCCAGCTACTGCGGAACACCAGTCTGGCGACACCCCATTACTGGTCTCTCAACGCCTTTGGTGAAATCCTGAAAGCGGAGACTCCTAGCCTTAGTATTGTGGCGGAGTCCTGCGGCGTCTTAATCGCTTTCTCGGTCTTCTTCTTCGTGCTGGGTTCCGTACTGTGGCGACAGAAGCTGGCAACGTAG
- a CDS encoding Gfo/Idh/MocA family protein, which produces MSDTPLRYGIIGGGFITGFQLKSMLQVRGLTISGITSRRRPETLSEFIKQNDLGPGTIYDSIEEMLPHVDVVAIFGPNFTRVETVERIVNSIQAGTSIKAIICEKPLGRNLQEARKVIELAESVDLQTIYFENQLHMGSIQAVRDQLAPVIETMGPPVLTRSSEEHAGPHSAWFWTPSLQGGGVMSDMGCHCLAVGWYTLTPPGKPVDFLKPVSVQADLSLLKWGQPRWREQLKEKFDVDFSKTPAEDFATGIVTYENPETGQRVKSQFTVSWMYDKQGLRLALDGLGASYAFEMNTLRSPLEIFIGDEAAASLSDAETALEKSTATRGLLAVQPNEPDLYGYNTENEDAIRAIRTGAKPLLDWNYGLQIVRLTMAAYLSAERGQVVDLTDPATNAELETYVPLIQQGRGAEVLYVPEG; this is translated from the coding sequence ATGAGCGACACTCCTCTACGTTATGGCATCATTGGTGGCGGTTTCATTACGGGCTTTCAGCTTAAGTCGATGCTGCAAGTCCGTGGTTTGACGATCAGCGGTATTACGTCGCGACGACGTCCCGAAACGCTGTCGGAATTTATTAAACAAAACGATCTCGGACCCGGGACGATTTACGACAGCATTGAAGAGATGTTGCCGCATGTTGATGTCGTTGCCATCTTCGGGCCGAACTTCACCCGCGTTGAAACAGTTGAACGGATTGTGAATTCGATTCAGGCTGGTACTTCGATCAAAGCGATCATCTGTGAGAAACCCCTCGGTCGCAATCTGCAGGAAGCACGCAAGGTGATCGAACTGGCCGAGTCGGTTGATTTACAAACGATCTATTTCGAAAACCAGTTGCACATGGGTTCGATCCAGGCGGTCCGCGATCAACTCGCTCCGGTGATTGAAACGATGGGGCCTCCCGTACTGACGCGTTCCTCAGAAGAACATGCCGGCCCGCACAGCGCCTGGTTCTGGACTCCTTCCCTGCAGGGCGGGGGAGTCATGTCCGACATGGGCTGCCATTGCCTGGCGGTTGGCTGGTACACATTGACGCCTCCCGGTAAGCCGGTTGATTTTCTCAAACCGGTTTCGGTTCAGGCCGATCTGTCTCTTCTTAAGTGGGGACAACCCCGCTGGCGGGAGCAGTTGAAAGAAAAGTTCGATGTCGACTTCAGTAAAACTCCCGCGGAGGATTTTGCGACAGGGATCGTCACCTACGAAAACCCGGAAACAGGGCAGCGGGTGAAAAGTCAGTTCACGGTCTCCTGGATGTATGACAAGCAGGGATTGCGGCTGGCACTGGATGGACTGGGGGCCAGTTACGCGTTTGAGATGAATACGCTCCGCTCACCTCTCGAAATTTTCATCGGCGATGAGGCTGCTGCCAGTCTGTCCGATGCGGAAACTGCCTTGGAGAAATCAACTGCGACTCGTGGGCTACTGGCCGTGCAGCCCAATGAACCCGACCTCTATGGGTATAATACTGAAAACGAAGATGCGATCCGGGCGATTCGGACGGGGGCGAAACCTTTGCTCGATTGGAACTACGGTTTACAGATCGTCCGACTGACCATGGCCGCCTATCTCTCTGCCGAACGGGGGCAGGTGGTTGACTTGACCGACCCGGCTACAAATGCAGAGTTGGAAACTTATGTCCCGCTTATTCAGCAGGGGAGAGGGGCTGAAGTTCTTTACGTCCCTGAAGGTTAA
- a CDS encoding glutathione peroxidase: MKKVSLALSLICGLMLTAVASVNAADQEESPIFEQKMTSLDGKEVDLSQYKGKVLLIVNVASQCGATPQYEPLQGLHEKYADKGLAVLGFPCNQFGKQEPGDESEIAQFCEKNYGVTFDMFSKIEVNGEEQAPLYEYLTTSAADEGKVKWNFEKFLISKDGKVVERFRTKTQPDSEEVVTAIEAELAK, from the coding sequence ATGAAAAAGGTCTCCCTCGCATTGTCTCTGATTTGCGGATTGATGCTGACCGCAGTCGCTTCTGTTAACGCCGCTGATCAGGAGGAAAGCCCCATCTTCGAACAAAAAATGACGTCTCTGGACGGCAAAGAAGTCGACCTGAGCCAGTACAAAGGCAAAGTTCTGCTGATCGTGAATGTCGCCAGCCAATGTGGTGCAACTCCTCAGTACGAACCCCTGCAGGGGCTGCACGAGAAATACGCTGACAAAGGCTTGGCAGTACTTGGCTTTCCTTGTAACCAGTTTGGAAAACAGGAACCAGGTGACGAGTCTGAAATCGCCCAGTTCTGCGAAAAGAACTACGGTGTGACTTTCGACATGTTCTCCAAAATTGAAGTAAACGGAGAAGAGCAGGCTCCTCTGTACGAATACTTGACGACTTCAGCAGCCGACGAAGGAAAAGTGAAATGGAACTTTGAGAAGTTCTTGATCAGTAAAGATGGCAAAGTGGTCGAACGCTTCCGGACTAAGACACAACCCGATTCCGAAGAAGTGGTCACCGCCATCGAAGCGGAACTGGCCAAATAG